The Negativicutes bacterium genome includes a window with the following:
- a CDS encoding TrkH family potassium uptake protein: MPSKARFGARRILAAGFALIILCGALLLMLPPASRNGESIPFLNALFTATSATCVTGLVVYDTWTQFSLFGQVIILLLVQIGGLGFMTFTILFSMALGKRVGLKERGYLMEAVSAFQLGGVVRLAKHILLGTLFFESLGAILLFSRFWQRFGLTGGIWFAIFHSVSAFCNAGFDLMGSIRPFASFTPFANDPLVNLTLIGLIIIGGIGFVIWDDLLKNRWHYGSYLLHTKVTLVSTGLVLCVSAALFYFLEKDVSFAGLSGGGKLLAALFQAVTPRTAGFNTVDTAALSQGGSLLTMLLMAIGAAPGSTGGGIKITTFVVILSAVWANLQRRDDVEIFHRRLETSQIKRAFLSAAFYFILLSSACLLILATQNLTLKDALFETFSAIGTVGLSMGITRELLPFSKLVIILLMYAGRVGSLTIFLAATEHRSVSPLRSPEGKIIVG, from the coding sequence ATGCCATCAAAAGCGCGGTTCGGCGCGAGGCGAATCTTAGCGGCCGGTTTTGCCTTGATCATTCTCTGCGGCGCTTTGTTATTAATGCTGCCGCCGGCCAGCAGGAATGGAGAATCCATTCCTTTCCTCAACGCTCTCTTCACCGCCACCTCTGCCACCTGTGTCACGGGTTTGGTTGTCTATGATACCTGGACGCAATTCAGCCTGTTTGGTCAGGTAATCATCCTCTTGCTGGTTCAGATCGGCGGACTCGGTTTTATGACTTTCACCATTCTCTTTTCCATGGCCCTGGGTAAACGGGTCGGCTTGAAAGAGCGCGGTTACTTAATGGAAGCCGTCAGCGCCTTTCAGTTGGGCGGTGTGGTCAGATTAGCCAAACACATTCTGCTTGGCACGCTTTTTTTTGAAAGTCTGGGCGCAATTCTGCTCTTCAGCCGATTTTGGCAGCGTTTTGGTCTGACCGGCGGAATTTGGTTTGCCATTTTCCATTCCGTTTCTGCTTTTTGCAACGCCGGTTTTGATCTGATGGGTTCCATCCGGCCATTCGCTTCTTTTACTCCTTTTGCGAATGACCCTCTTGTCAATCTGACCCTCATCGGTCTGATCATCATCGGTGGCATCGGCTTTGTGATCTGGGACGATCTGCTGAAAAATCGCTGGCATTACGGCAGTTATCTGCTGCATACCAAGGTCACGCTCGTCTCTACCGGCCTCGTTTTATGTGTTTCCGCGGCTTTATTTTATTTTTTGGAAAAAGACGTCTCTTTCGCCGGTCTCAGCGGCGGAGGCAAGCTGCTCGCCGCTCTGTTTCAGGCTGTCACCCCAAGAACGGCAGGCTTCAACACAGTTGACACCGCTGCTCTCAGCCAGGGCGGTTCCCTGCTCACTATGCTGCTGATGGCAATCGGCGCCGCTCCCGGCTCTACCGGCGGCGGTATTAAAATTACTACATTTGTTGTCATTTTATCGGCTGTATGGGCAAATCTGCAACGGCGGGATGACGTTGAAATCTTTCATCGCCGTCTGGAGACAAGTCAGATCAAAAGAGCTTTTCTCAGCGCTGCTTTTTATTTTATCTTGTTGAGCTCGGCTTGTCTGCTGATTTTAGCCACGCAAAATCTGACTCTCAAAGATGCGCTGTTTGAAACATTTTCCGCAATCGGCACGGTGGGACTCAGTATGGGAATCACCCGTGAACTGCTTCCCTTCTCCAAACTGGTGATCATCCTGCTGATGTATGCCGGCCGGGTCGGCAGCTTAACCATTTTTCTAGCCGCTACGGAACATCGCAGCGTCAGCCCCCTGAGAAGCCCGGAAGGTAAAATTATCGTTGGATAG
- a CDS encoding TrkA family potassium uptake protein yields the protein MRPMLVIGLGHFGSNLARKLTELGNEVMAVDIDEELVNKIAPFVTRAQIGDCMEIEVLQALDVRSFDVCFVCISDNFQSSLEITSLLKELGARCVISKTDREIQAKFLRKIGADEVIYPERDMAQRTAVKYSIANAFEYYELTPEYAILEIAVPGSWVGKSIRSLNVRTAHHINIIGVKRNGQMTPITNPDYVFIQEEHLVAAGSKSDLLQLLKKN from the coding sequence ATGAGACCAATGCTGGTAATCGGTCTTGGCCATTTCGGCAGCAATCTGGCCCGGAAGCTGACCGAATTGGGTAATGAGGTGATGGCAGTCGATATCGATGAGGAACTGGTGAATAAAATTGCTCCTTTTGTCACCAGAGCCCAAATTGGCGACTGCATGGAAATTGAGGTACTGCAGGCGCTCGATGTCAGGAGTTTTGATGTCTGTTTTGTCTGCATCAGCGATAATTTTCAGTCTTCACTGGAAATTACTTCCTTGTTGAAAGAACTCGGCGCCCGCTGTGTCATCTCCAAAACGGACCGGGAAATTCAAGCGAAGTTTTTACGTAAAATCGGAGCGGATGAGGTGATCTATCCGGAAAGAGACATGGCGCAGCGCACCGCTGTAAAATATAGCATTGCCAATGCTTTTGAGTATTATGAACTGACGCCGGAATATGCCATTCTGGAAATCGCAGTACCGGGAAGCTGGGTTGGCAAGAGTATACGGTCGTTGAATGTGCGCACCGCTCATCATATCAATATCATCGGCGTAAAACGCAACGGTCAAATGACGCCAATAACCAATCCCGATTACGTTTTTATTCAAGAGGAGCATTTGGTGGCTGCCGGCAGTAAAAGCGACCTGCTCCAGCTGCTAAAGAAAAATTAA
- a CDS encoding hemolysin III family protein, with translation MKKQLREAEYDPYTGLRFYSALTHGIGALLAFAGTLLLLQKARRLSLPPQSLPAVLIYGTSAVCLFTASSLYHSLRTGISGRLALRKLDHSMIYCLIAGTYTPICLVSLAGSGGELLFAVVWLIALGGTILSIFWIGMPRWLAAAIYIAMGWLAVFVIGPLLSRLSLAALGWLFGGGFFYTVGGVLYALKWPGRDHPRFGFHEVFHVFVVLGSICHFVLIYQFVI, from the coding sequence ATGAAAAAACAACTTCGGGAAGCTGAATACGACCCTTATACCGGCTTGCGCTTCTATTCCGCCCTGACACACGGGATCGGGGCGCTGCTCGCTTTTGCCGGCACTCTGCTGTTGCTGCAAAAAGCGCGGCGCCTGTCACTGCCGCCGCAGTCGCTGCCGGCTGTGCTGATTTACGGCACATCCGCCGTCTGCCTTTTTACGGCAAGCAGCTTGTATCATAGTCTGCGGACTGGCATTTCCGGGCGTCTGGCTTTGCGAAAGCTGGATCACAGCATGATTTATTGCCTGATTGCCGGCACTTATACCCCCATCTGCTTAGTTTCCCTGGCCGGCAGCGGCGGGGAACTGCTGTTTGCTGTGGTCTGGCTGATTGCACTGGGCGGTACCATTCTCAGTATTTTCTGGATTGGCATGCCGCGCTGGCTTGCTGCCGCCATCTATATCGCAATGGGCTGGCTGGCGGTTTTCGTGATCGGTCCCCTGCTGAGCAGATTGTCTTTGGCAGCCCTTGGCTGGTTATTCGGCGGCGGATTCTTCTACACGGTTGGCGGTGTGCTTTACGCTCTCAAATGGCCCGGCCGCGATCATCCCCGTTTCGGTTTTCACGAAGTGTTTCATGTTTTTGTGGTGCTGGGCAGCATCTGCCATTTTGTCTTGATTTACCAATTTGTTATTTAA
- a CDS encoding M20 family metallopeptidase, whose protein sequence is MNEIALKTIEARRKELIQISDYIWENPEPAYTEYKAVAALKKFLADDGFRLQDEVAGLPTAFMASWGSGKPVIGFLAEYDALPGLSQKAGTELDPVIPNAPGQGCGHNLLGVATLGAVIGLKQEMIENHLSGTIIFYGCPAEEVLTGKTFMARGGAFDGLDLALAYHPGRGNYVGLDSSNGLNSAVFHFRGRTAHAGGDPHNGRSALDAVELMNVGANYLREHVTTDVRIHYVIKEGGMAPNIVPDKASVWYYVRGPKRSVIDEVYARLIKVGKGAAMMTETEMEIEFLGGCHNTLPNKVLATVLYESMKAIPPEAWTAEELAFAKRLNEQQPVQYPAALKQMNLPEGTEIAADVSPMIATGKIGGGSTDVGDVQHIVPCASFGTATDNLGAPGHSWQITACSGMSIGHKGMIYAAKVMADAAGNLLRDPETVAKAKAEFLEATGGQPYQCPIPPEIKAPGQK, encoded by the coding sequence ATGAACGAAATCGCATTAAAGACGATCGAAGCAAGACGCAAAGAACTGATTCAAATCAGCGACTACATCTGGGAAAACCCGGAACCGGCTTACACGGAATACAAAGCCGTAGCCGCCCTGAAAAAATTCCTGGCGGACGATGGCTTCCGCTTGCAAGACGAAGTCGCCGGCCTGCCTACTGCTTTTATGGCTTCCTGGGGCTCAGGTAAGCCTGTCATCGGTTTTCTGGCCGAGTACGATGCTTTGCCCGGGCTCAGCCAAAAAGCCGGCACAGAGCTTGATCCGGTGATTCCCAATGCCCCCGGCCAGGGCTGCGGCCATAATTTGCTGGGCGTAGCGACCCTGGGTGCCGTAATCGGATTAAAGCAGGAAATGATTGAAAATCACCTGTCCGGCACGATCATCTTCTATGGCTGCCCTGCCGAAGAAGTTCTGACCGGAAAAACCTTCATGGCACGCGGCGGCGCTTTTGATGGTCTGGATTTGGCTTTGGCGTATCATCCCGGCCGCGGCAACTATGTTGGCTTGGATAGTTCCAATGGTCTTAACTCTGCCGTCTTTCATTTCAGAGGCCGCACTGCGCATGCCGGCGGCGATCCGCATAACGGCCGCAGCGCGCTCGACGCCGTGGAATTGATGAATGTCGGCGCCAATTACCTCAGGGAACACGTCACAACCGATGTGAGAATTCACTATGTCATCAAAGAAGGCGGCATGGCGCCCAATATTGTGCCGGATAAAGCCTCCGTTTGGTATTATGTGCGCGGCCCGAAACGCAGTGTCATCGACGAAGTCTATGCACGGCTGATCAAAGTAGGCAAAGGTGCTGCGATGATGACCGAAACCGAAATGGAAATCGAATTCCTGGGCGGCTGCCATAATACCCTGCCCAACAAGGTACTGGCTACTGTCCTGTATGAAAGCATGAAGGCAATTCCGCCGGAAGCTTGGACTGCGGAAGAACTGGCTTTTGCCAAACGCCTCAATGAACAGCAGCCGGTCCAGTATCCCGCCGCTTTGAAGCAGATGAATCTGCCGGAAGGCACGGAAATCGCCGCCGATGTCTCTCCCATGATTGCCACCGGAAAAATTGGTGGCGGTTCGACCGATGTCGGTGATGTTCAGCATATCGTTCCCTGCGCTTCATTCGGTACTGCCACCGATAATCTGGGTGCTCCCGGACATAGCTGGCAGATCACTGCCTGCTCCGGTATGAGCATCGGTCATAAAGGCATGATTTATGCCGCTAAAGTGATGGCGGATGCGGCAGGCAATCTGCTGCGTGATCCGGAAACCGTCGCCAAAGCCAAAGCGGAATTCCTGGAAGCAACCGGCGGCCAGCCCTATCAATGCCCGATTCCACCGGAAATAAAAGCCCCCGGCCAGAAATAA
- a CDS encoding peptidylprolyl isomerase encodes MSKAVIEMEKGGKIEIDFFDDAAPNTVKNFCDLAKKGFYDGLTFHRVIKGFVAQGGCPNSTGTGGPGYTIKCETVGNPYKQTRGRLSMAHAGKDTGGSQFFICFDAFPHLDGVHTVFGEVSRGMEVVDALRQGDKMKKVTVTAE; translated from the coding sequence ATGAGTAAAGCTGTCATTGAAATGGAAAAAGGCGGCAAAATCGAAATCGATTTTTTCGATGATGCCGCACCGAACACCGTGAAAAATTTCTGCGATTTAGCAAAAAAAGGGTTCTACGACGGGCTGACCTTTCATCGCGTGATCAAAGGGTTTGTTGCCCAGGGCGGCTGTCCCAACAGCACCGGAACAGGCGGTCCCGGTTACACCATCAAATGCGAGACGGTTGGCAATCCCTATAAACAGACCCGGGGCCGTTTGTCGATGGCACATGCGGGCAAAGATACCGGAGGCAGTCAATTCTTTATTTGCTTTGACGCATTTCCGCACCTGGATGGCGTTCACACCGTGTTTGGCGAAGTCAGCAGAGGGATGGAAGTTGTTGACGCGCTCCGGCAGGGAGACAAGATGAAAAAAGTCACGGTGACGGCGGAATAG
- a CDS encoding PHP domain-containing protein produces the protein MRDYHMHLERGEYRQEYLQEFVAAGARRGVTELGISEHTHHFKEFQAIYLRHVIMDDSAVGNYQRNWLLQSAKSFCYTLDQYVSLIETGKKAGLPLKLGLEVCYFPGEEETLRAILKQYPFDYCIGSVHWLQGWGFDTKAELWQGKAVNEVYTVYQEVLLQAIESDLFDVIGHAFSCKAFQHWPQGIDMQPWYAKLAAALRQHQTALEINTGLLYRYPAGTICPPLGLLQAAADLDCQISFGSDAHHSSDCGRALGYAVQLAKEARIREQMNFERRKGSRVLLPSLPVSTL, from the coding sequence TTGAGAGATTATCACATGCATCTCGAAAGAGGAGAATATCGGCAGGAGTACTTGCAGGAGTTTGTCGCGGCCGGAGCCAGGCGCGGCGTGACTGAACTGGGCATCAGCGAGCATACGCATCATTTCAAAGAATTTCAGGCAATCTATTTGCGCCATGTGATCATGGATGATTCGGCGGTTGGCAACTACCAGAGAAATTGGCTGCTGCAGAGTGCCAAGTCTTTTTGTTACACGCTGGATCAGTACGTTTCGCTGATCGAAACCGGCAAAAAAGCGGGTCTGCCTTTGAAACTCGGTCTGGAGGTTTGTTATTTTCCCGGTGAAGAGGAAACGCTGCGCGCGATCCTCAAACAATATCCGTTTGATTATTGTATTGGCTCGGTGCATTGGCTGCAAGGCTGGGGATTTGATACCAAAGCGGAACTGTGGCAGGGCAAAGCAGTGAACGAAGTGTATACGGTGTATCAAGAAGTTTTACTGCAGGCAATTGAGAGTGATTTGTTTGATGTTATCGGACATGCTTTTTCCTGTAAGGCTTTTCAGCATTGGCCGCAGGGAATTGATATGCAGCCCTGGTATGCAAAGCTTGCAGCTGCCTTACGGCAGCATCAGACAGCGCTGGAGATCAACACAGGGCTGCTATACCGCTATCCTGCCGGCACAATTTGCCCGCCCTTAGGGTTGTTGCAGGCTGCCGCTGATTTAGACTGTCAGATCAGCTTTGGCTCCGATGCCCATCACAGCAGCGATTGCGGACGCGCTCTGGGTTATGCTGTGCAATTGGCGAAAGAGGCGCGGATCCGGGAGCAAATGAATTTTGAGCGCAGAAAAGGCAGCAGGGTGTTATTGCCATCACTGCCGGTCAGTACTCTTTAG
- a CDS encoding acyltransferase family protein: protein MKQERVIFADLLRITATFAVMLLHIAAGHWDTASVFSAEWHVMNFYNSAVRFCVPIFIMVSGMFFLDPERNLTYRKIYLKYILRIAVAFLFWSAAYAATPLILQWSRHLPIDRSMLKQAIISFLTGHYHLWFLYMIAGLYAVTPFLRKIVRHDQTMTQYFLLLSFLFASVVPLITRRSGPPLKSIFNTILSYADFKFVLGNVGYFVAGHYLAQYALSRRKRLFLYALGGFGFLATFLLTQFLSEQAGFGDLTFYQYNSPTVVLQSIAVFVFFQSVFLNRNYAPKLLPIISVLSSCSFGMYLVHPFILAFFSRMDIFSCLNNPFIAIPLLARLVFVCSFLVSWLLRRIPKISSYIT, encoded by the coding sequence ATGAAACAAGAACGTGTTATTTTTGCGGATCTGCTCAGAATTACAGCCACCTTTGCTGTCATGCTGCTTCATATCGCCGCCGGTCACTGGGATACGGCCAGCGTATTTTCTGCCGAATGGCATGTTATGAACTTCTATAACAGCGCGGTGCGTTTTTGTGTGCCGATTTTCATTATGGTCAGCGGCATGTTTTTTTTGGATCCCGAACGGAATCTGACTTATCGCAAAATCTACCTGAAATACATCCTGCGGATCGCGGTAGCTTTTCTCTTCTGGTCCGCTGCTTATGCGGCAACCCCTTTGATTCTGCAATGGAGCCGTCACTTACCTATTGATCGGAGCATGCTAAAACAGGCAATCATTTCCTTCCTGACCGGCCATTATCATCTCTGGTTTTTATATATGATTGCCGGATTATATGCCGTCACACCATTTTTACGGAAAATCGTGCGGCATGATCAAACAATGACGCAGTATTTTCTCCTGCTCTCTTTTTTATTCGCATCCGTTGTCCCTCTCATCACCCGGCGCAGCGGCCCGCCGCTCAAATCCATTTTCAATACGATCCTCTCCTATGCGGATTTTAAATTCGTTCTGGGCAACGTAGGTTATTTTGTGGCCGGCCATTATCTCGCTCAATATGCGCTCAGCCGTCGGAAACGTCTGTTCCTCTATGCGCTGGGAGGGTTCGGTTTCCTGGCTACTTTCCTCTTGACCCAGTTCCTGTCCGAACAAGCCGGGTTCGGTGATTTGACTTTCTACCAGTATAATTCGCCGACCGTCGTCCTGCAAAGCATCGCTGTTTTCGTTTTCTTTCAGTCTGTTTTTTTGAACCGCAATTATGCGCCAAAGCTGCTTCCGATTATTTCCGTGCTCTCTTCCTGCAGTTTTGGTATGTATCTGGTGCATCCTTTTATTCTTGCTTTCTTTTCACGCATGGACATTTTTTCCTGTCTCAACAATCCGTTTATCGCCATCCCCCTCTTAGCGCGTCTCGTGTTTGTTTGCAGCTTCCTTGTCAGCTGGCTGCTGCGGCGCATTCCCAAAATCAGCAGCTATATTACTTAG